From Nicotiana tabacum cultivar K326 chromosome 22, ASM71507v2, whole genome shotgun sequence, one genomic window encodes:
- the LOC142176040 gene encoding uncharacterized protein LOC142176040, with protein MYHQLREDYPKMPWRKLTFNNYVVPRWGFILNLALQPRLHTKDKVAGCGSMIDQTCELCKEENETMQHLFFECKVTREVWERLLKWQGIQRSLMTWDEEVELASKEMEGKTQKAEVYRMTLASCIYYIWIERNSRIFKAKSQQVDGILRALVQDIFREATGKLR; from the coding sequence ATGTACCATCAGTTGAGAGAAGACTATCCTAAAATGCCATGGAGGAAACTAACTTTTAACAACTATGTTGTACCTAGGTGGGGTTTTATACTAAACCTAGCACTACAACCAAGGCTACATACCAAAGACAAGGTAGCAGGCTGTGGATCGATGATTGATCAAACATGTGAGCTCTGTAAGGAAGAAAATGAAACCATGCAACATCTATTTTTTGAATGCAAGgtgactagagaggtttgggaaaGATTATTGAAATGGCAGGGGATTCAAAGATCATTAATGACATGGGATGAAGAAGTGGAATTGGCATCAaaggaaatggagggaaaaacaCAGAAGGCAGAAGTATATAGAATGACATTAGCAAGCTGCATCTACTACATATGGATAGAGAGGAACTCGAGAATATTCAAGGCTAAGTCTCAGCAAGTAGACGGGATACTTAGAGCGTTAGTTCAGGACATCTTTCGAGAAGCAACAGGAAAACTAAGATAA